In Clostridium sp. JN-1, one genomic interval encodes:
- a CDS encoding FAD binding domain-containing protein, with product MIPFDFEYYKPETVEEAVQLYIELNGKGKKPLYYGGGTEIISMARAYNVYTEAVIDIKGISECNVQELRDNKLIIGSAVTLTQIAESNLFPLLGLTVQRIADHTVQDKITLGGNISGTIIYREAVLPLLISNSEVTIAAPNGTKQVLLKDAFDKRIKLNSGEFIVNVIVDSHFLSLPYMHVKRTKSDKIDYPLITLTALKDNNRINIAFSGVCNYPFRSSLIEDYLNDNSLQNNMRINNVIDTIPDSILSDLAGSANFRKFMLQKMLTEVLEKLEG from the coding sequence ATGATACCCTTTGATTTTGAATATTATAAACCTGAAACCGTTGAGGAAGCTGTTCAACTATATATTGAATTAAATGGTAAAGGAAAGAAACCTTTATATTATGGCGGCGGAACTGAGATTATAAGTATGGCAAGAGCTTATAACGTATATACAGAAGCAGTAATTGACATAAAAGGAATATCTGAATGTAATGTTCAAGAATTAAGAGATAACAAACTTATTATTGGTTCTGCTGTGACACTTACACAAATTGCTGAATCTAATTTATTTCCTCTACTTGGTTTAACAGTACAAAGAATTGCAGACCATACAGTACAAGATAAAATCACACTTGGAGGAAATATATCAGGAACAATTATATATAGGGAAGCTGTGCTGCCTCTTTTAATATCTAATAGTGAAGTTACTATAGCAGCTCCAAATGGAACAAAACAAGTTTTATTAAAGGATGCATTTGATAAAAGAATAAAACTAAATAGTGGAGAATTTATAGTAAATGTAATAGTAGATAGCCATTTTCTCTCACTGCCATATATGCATGTAAAAAGAACTAAAAGTGATAAGATAGACTATCCCTTAATTACTCTTACTGCACTTAAAGATAATAATAGAATAAACATAGCTTTTAGCGGAGTTTGTAATTATCCATTTAGATCTTCTTTAATTGAAGATTATTTAAACGATAATAGTCTGCAAAATAATATGCGTATTAACAATGTAATAGATACTATACCCGATTCAATATTAAGTGACTTAGCTGGATCAGCTAACTTTAGAAAATTTATGCTGCAAAAAATGCTTACAGAAGTTTTAGAGAAGCTGGAGGGATGA
- a CDS encoding (2Fe-2S)-binding protein yields the protein MLKISGKSIITLNVNGEDKEVAAKPSDILLNTLRIELGLTGAKPGCENGDCGSCTVLVDDWPIKSCLMLTVEAIGKKIVTVEGLKDAPIQKAFVENWGFQCGYCTSGFLMVCHALANIHPDANDHVIEQWLQSNICRCTGYEEIGNAIKSILKNS from the coding sequence ATGCTGAAGATATCTGGTAAATCAATAATAACCTTAAATGTTAATGGAGAAGATAAAGAAGTTGCTGCAAAACCTTCAGATATTCTATTGAATACTCTTCGCATTGAATTAGGACTCACAGGAGCTAAACCAGGTTGTGAAAATGGGGACTGCGGTTCATGTACAGTTCTTGTGGATGACTGGCCTATAAAATCCTGCTTAATGCTGACAGTTGAAGCAATAGGCAAGAAAATAGTCACTGTTGAAGGTTTAAAAGATGCACCAATACAAAAAGCATTTGTAGAAAACTGGGGTTTTCAATGCGGATATTGTACATCTGGATTTTTAATGGTTTGTCATGCTTTGGCTAATATACACCCTGATGCAAATGACCATGTAATAGAGCAGTGGCTTCAATCTAATATTTGTCGATGTACCGGTTATGAAGAAATAGGAAATGCAATTAAGTCCATTTTAAAAAATAGCTAA
- the larB gene encoding nickel pincer cofactor biosynthesis protein LarB, whose protein sequence is MDKEEIKVLLEGVKDNKINIEEALKKLEDLPFKDLGFAKIDNHREIRVGYPEVIYCEGKTVDQVRDIVKFMLTKDTNILGTRANEEMYNAVKEICIEAEYNKLARTITINRKKGQPLTESYIAIVSAGTSDLPVVEEAFETAKIFGNKAIKIVDVGVAGIHRLFSRLDIIRGAKVVIVIAGMEGALASVIGGLVDKPVIAVPTSVGYGANLGGITALLSMLNSCANGVSVVNIDNGFGAAYNASMINKL, encoded by the coding sequence GTGGATAAAGAGGAAATTAAAGTTTTATTAGAAGGTGTTAAGGATAATAAAATAAACATAGAAGAAGCTCTTAAAAAATTAGAAGATTTACCTTTTAAAGATTTAGGCTTTGCTAAAATAGATAATCATAGAGAAATTAGAGTTGGTTATCCGGAAGTAATATATTGTGAAGGAAAGACAGTAGATCAAGTTAGAGACATTGTTAAATTCATGCTTACGAAAGATACTAATATATTAGGAACTAGAGCTAATGAAGAAATGTATAATGCAGTAAAAGAAATATGTATCGAGGCAGAATATAATAAGCTTGCACGAACAATAACAATCAATAGAAAAAAAGGACAACCTCTTACAGAAAGTTATATAGCCATTGTTTCAGCTGGTACATCTGACTTACCTGTTGTGGAAGAAGCATTTGAAACTGCTAAAATATTTGGAAACAAAGCTATCAAAATAGTTGATGTCGGTGTTGCTGGTATACACAGACTTTTTTCAAGGTTAGATATTATTAGAGGAGCAAAAGTTGTTATAGTAATTGCAGGAATGGAAGGGGCTTTAGCTAGTGTTATAGGCGGACTTGTTGATAAACCTGTCATAGCAGTTCCTACAAGTGTTGGCTATGGAGCAAATCTTGGAGGAATTACGGCACTGCTGTCCATGTTAAATAGCTGCGCCAATGGTGTAAGTGTAGTAAATATAGACAACGGATTTGGAGCAGCCTATAATGCTAGTATGATAAATAAGTTATAA
- the larE gene encoding ATP-dependent sacrificial sulfur transferase LarE: MINNEKYNELIKYLKRLGKVVLAFSGGVDSTFLLKAAKEAIGDNVKAVTILSPYIPKWEIAEAGELVKELGVKHEIIEAPIIDSIKFNPENRCYLCKTAVFSMILSIAKEQGYNYVIDGTNYDDISDYRPGLKALKELEVKSPLLECKLTKAEIRAFSKELGLSTWNKPAYACLLTRIPYGTELKVGDFEKIENAEKYMMSIGFRAIRVRCHGDLARIEVSKGDRSKLFDEELLDTIDKNIKECGFKYVTLDLQGYRVGSFNETIMKNLDEQNK; this comes from the coding sequence ATGATAAATAATGAAAAGTATAATGAGTTAATAAAATATCTTAAAAGGTTAGGAAAAGTTGTTCTAGCATTTTCAGGTGGGGTAGATAGTACTTTTTTACTTAAAGCAGCAAAAGAAGCCATTGGAGACAATGTAAAAGCAGTTACAATTTTATCACCATATATTCCAAAATGGGAAATAGCAGAAGCAGGAGAACTAGTTAAAGAATTGGGAGTTAAGCATGAAATTATAGAAGCTCCAATTATTGATTCAATTAAGTTTAATCCAGAAAACAGATGTTATCTTTGTAAGACTGCAGTGTTTAGCATGATATTATCTATTGCTAAGGAACAAGGGTATAACTATGTGATTGATGGAACTAACTATGATGATATAAGTGACTACAGACCAGGTCTTAAAGCATTAAAGGAATTAGAAGTAAAGAGTCCGCTTTTAGAGTGCAAATTAACTAAAGCAGAAATAAGAGCTTTTTCTAAAGAATTAGGACTTAGTACTTGGAACAAGCCAGCATACGCTTGCCTTTTGACAAGAATACCATATGGAACTGAATTAAAAGTAGGGGATTTTGAAAAAATCGAAAATGCAGAAAAATACATGATGAGCATAGGCTTTAGAGCAATTAGAGTTAGATGTCATGGAGATTTAGCTAGGATTGAAGTAAGTAAAGGTGATAGAAGTAAATTATTTGATGAAGAGCTTTTAGACACTATTGATAAAAATATAAAAGAATGTGGATTTAAATATGTAACATTAGACTTACAAGGATATAGAGTAGGAAGCTTTAATGAAACTATAATGAAAAACTTGGATGAACAAAATAAATAA
- the larC gene encoding nickel pincer cofactor biosynthesis protein LarC, which produces MQILYYDCFCGISGDMNLAALIDLGVPKEYLVQELSKLNLNSEYKLIIDNSTKLGITGTRVNVNLKEHNHSHEGHVHNHEHHHRNLKDIEEIINSSDLSDKVKKLSLDMFMKVAEAEAKVHGKSLYEVHFHEVGAADSIVDLVGAAICLDYLDVDKIIASPVQVGGGFVKCAHGLMPVPAPATSEILKNIPINTGIVQFETTTPTGAAILAANVNEFTQKIDFSIKKVGYGIGHRDLEIPNVLRVYLGEKEGAEKVEEQYILEANIDDMNPELYGYVEEKLFEAGALDVFKTPIFMKKGRPGIKLSVLINEKAEKNVLNVFFEETTSIGVRKYKVQKIMLNRDFSKVKTEYGDITVKKSYYKGKLLKYKPEYEECKAIAKEQNISIDKVYKAVYKQDLN; this is translated from the coding sequence ATGCAGATTTTATATTATGATTGTTTCTGCGGAATAAGCGGCGATATGAATTTGGCGGCACTAATAGATTTAGGAGTTCCTAAAGAATATTTAGTGCAGGAACTTTCAAAGCTTAACTTAAATTCTGAATATAAGCTAATAATTGATAATTCCACAAAACTTGGAATAACAGGGACTAGAGTAAATGTTAATTTAAAGGAACATAATCATAGCCATGAAGGGCATGTTCATAATCACGAGCATCATCATAGAAACTTGAAGGATATAGAGGAAATAATAAATTCAAGTGACTTAAGTGATAAAGTCAAAAAACTTAGCTTAGATATGTTTATGAAGGTTGCAGAAGCAGAAGCAAAAGTTCATGGAAAAAGTTTATATGAAGTACATTTTCATGAGGTAGGAGCGGCTGATTCAATTGTAGATTTGGTGGGAGCAGCAATTTGTTTAGATTATTTAGATGTTGACAAGATTATTGCATCTCCAGTTCAAGTTGGAGGTGGATTTGTTAAATGTGCTCATGGTCTTATGCCGGTTCCAGCTCCTGCAACATCAGAAATACTAAAGAATATTCCAATTAATACTGGAATAGTGCAGTTTGAAACAACTACTCCTACTGGTGCTGCAATACTCGCAGCAAATGTTAATGAATTTACTCAAAAAATTGATTTTTCTATTAAAAAGGTAGGTTATGGAATAGGTCATAGAGATTTAGAAATTCCAAATGTTTTAAGAGTATATTTAGGTGAAAAGGAAGGCGCTGAAAAAGTAGAAGAGCAGTATATACTTGAAGCTAATATAGATGATATGAATCCAGAATTGTATGGATATGTAGAAGAAAAACTTTTTGAAGCAGGAGCATTAGATGTATTTAAAACACCTATATTTATGAAAAAGGGAAGACCAGGGATAAAGTTAAGTGTGCTAATTAATGAAAAAGCTGAAAAGAATGTTTTAAATGTTTTTTTTGAAGAAACTACTTCAATAGGTGTCAGAAAATATAAAGTTCAAAAAATAATGTTAAATAGAGATTTTTCAAAAGTAAAAACAGAGTATGGAGATATTACAGTAAAAAAATCTTATTATAAAGGGAAATTATTAAAATATAAACCAGAGTATGAAGAATGTAAGGCTATAGCAAAAGAACAAAATATATCTATAGATAAGGTATATAAAGCAGTATATAAACAAGATTTAAATTAA
- a CDS encoding ABC transporter ATP-binding protein, producing MIKFENISFTYKNKTALDNVNVHIKAGESIAIIGPNGSGKSTFLKILNAIIFPSKGKYIFDNTEINEHTLKDTKFLKLFHKRLGFVFQNSDAQLFCSTVFEELAFGLMQMELPKEEVNKRVKDSLNLLNIDKLKDEHPYNLSGGEKKRVAIASVLAMNPEVITLDEPMNGIDPKGKRFLNGLLIDLNKSGKTIICATHDFEYIEGIFHRAIVFSEDHKIIRDDKYENIMSDKDFLRKCNII from the coding sequence ATGATAAAATTTGAGAATATTTCATTTACATACAAGAATAAAACAGCTCTTGATAATGTAAATGTTCATATAAAAGCTGGGGAATCTATAGCCATTATAGGTCCAAACGGAAGTGGAAAGTCAACCTTTTTAAAAATATTAAATGCCATCATTTTTCCAAGTAAAGGCAAGTATATATTTGATAATACTGAAATAAATGAACATACATTAAAGGATACTAAGTTCTTAAAATTATTTCATAAAAGATTAGGATTTGTATTTCAGAATTCTGATGCCCAGCTGTTTTGTTCTACTGTCTTTGAAGAACTGGCATTTGGACTTATGCAAATGGAACTGCCAAAGGAAGAAGTAAATAAAAGAGTAAAAGACTCACTTAATCTTCTTAATATAGATAAGTTAAAAGATGAACATCCGTATAATTTAAGTGGAGGAGAAAAGAAGAGAGTTGCAATTGCTAGTGTTTTAGCTATGAATCCAGAAGTAATAACTTTAGATGAACCCATGAATGGCATAGATCCAAAGGGAAAAAGATTTTTAAATGGATTATTAATAGATCTAAATAAAAGCGGCAAAACTATAATTTGTGCAACTCATGATTTTGAATATATAGAAGGTATTTTTCATAGAGCTATTGTCTTTTCAGAGGATCATAAAATAATAAGAGATGATAAATATGAAAATATTATGAGTGATAAAGATTTTTTAAGAAAATGCAACATTATATAA
- a CDS encoding energy-coupling factor transporter transmembrane component T, protein MIPEWLSVKDNYIPKEEKNLYVEKSIFSLIKIISIIRQNKNQDKLIYSINPTLKVVSVIIMILCVSISRSFIYLFIIDIYVLINLFLMEEKFRKRILLRSLMFPLITLIALIPSMFYGNIYNSLLLFQKLIITILLMNLLAHNTKWSEISKSLKLLFIPDIFLWIMDITIKYIVLLGEHSINLLYALKLRSIGITSNKYNSLTGIMGNLFIKSYKMSEEMFHAMECRGFVGEYSTKVNLKFKRADYVYLVINIFLISLFIYFIITK, encoded by the coding sequence ATGATTCCAGAATGGCTTTCAGTAAAAGATAATTACATTCCAAAGGAAGAAAAAAATTTATATGTTGAAAAAAGTATTTTTTCTTTAATTAAGATAATTTCTATAATCAGACAAAATAAAAATCAAGATAAGTTAATTTATTCAATAAATCCAACCTTAAAGGTTGTAAGTGTTATAATAATGATACTTTGCGTGTCTATTTCAAGAAGTTTTATTTACCTATTCATAATAGACATATATGTATTAATTAATCTTTTCCTTATGGAAGAGAAATTTAGAAAAAGGATATTACTTAGAAGTCTTATGTTTCCATTAATAACTTTAATAGCATTAATTCCATCTATGTTTTATGGAAATATATATAATAGTTTATTGCTTTTTCAAAAGCTAATTATAACTATATTACTTATGAATTTATTAGCTCATAATACTAAATGGAGTGAAATTAGTAAATCATTAAAGCTATTATTTATACCAGATATATTTTTATGGATTATGGATATAACCATAAAATATATTGTCCTTCTAGGTGAACATTCTATTAATTTGTTGTATGCATTAAAACTTAGATCAATTGGTATAACTTCTAATAAATATAATTCTCTCACAGGAATTATGGGAAATTTATTCATAAAGTCTTATAAAATGAGTGAAGAGATGTTTCATGCTATGGAATGCAGAGGCTTTGTAGGAGAATATTCTACAAAAGTCAATTTAAAATTTAAAAGAGCAGACTATGTTTATTTAGTAATAAATATATTTTTGATTAGTTTATTTATATACTTTATAATTACTAAATAA
- the cbiM gene encoding cobalt transporter CbiM — protein MHIPDNYLSPSTCAAFGVIMLPIWRRASLKVKDEMTRQKMPLLGVAAAFSFLIMMFNVPLPGGTTGHAIGGALAAILLGPYSAVFAVTIALVIQALFFGDGGILAIGVNCFNMAFIMPFTAFYLFKLIKKLFRNQRGEYIAAFLGAYISVNMAALFAAVEFGIQPLLFKDSTGLPLYSPYGLAVSIPAMMVPHLLVVGVLEGIITVGAYSYIKKALPDIIYKGKVESSKAKYLYIVIGILILAAPLGLLANGGAWGEWGSEEIKNLLGFVPKGMEKGFQYSSLFQDYSFKFLNKYFGYILSALVGVIVILIIFKTLGKINLKKNVKGD, from the coding sequence ATGCATATACCTGATAATTATTTAAGTCCTTCAACTTGTGCTGCTTTTGGAGTAATTATGTTACCTATATGGAGAAGAGCGAGTTTAAAGGTAAAAGATGAAATGACAAGACAGAAAATGCCCCTTCTTGGAGTGGCAGCAGCTTTTTCATTTTTAATTATGATGTTTAATGTACCTCTTCCAGGAGGAACTACAGGACACGCTATTGGAGGAGCTCTTGCTGCTATTTTGCTTGGACCTTATTCTGCTGTTTTTGCAGTTACTATAGCCCTTGTAATTCAAGCATTGTTTTTTGGAGATGGAGGAATTTTAGCGATAGGTGTAAACTGTTTTAATATGGCTTTTATAATGCCATTTACAGCATTTTATTTATTCAAACTCATAAAAAAATTATTTAGAAATCAAAGAGGAGAATATATTGCAGCTTTTTTAGGTGCATATATTTCTGTCAATATGGCGGCATTATTTGCAGCAGTTGAGTTTGGCATTCAGCCGTTACTTTTTAAAGATTCTACAGGATTACCACTATACAGTCCATATGGTCTAGCTGTATCTATTCCAGCTATGATGGTACCGCACTTGTTAGTAGTTGGAGTTTTAGAAGGAATAATAACTGTGGGGGCTTACAGCTATATAAAAAAAGCATTACCTGATATAATATATAAAGGAAAAGTGGAGAGTAGTAAGGCAAAATATTTATATATTGTAATAGGAATTCTTATTTTAGCTGCTCCTTTAGGACTTTTAGCAAATGGAGGTGCTTGGGGAGAGTGGGGATCGGAAGAAATCAAAAATCTTTTAGGATTTGTACCTAAAGGAATGGAAAAAGGATTTCAATACAGCTCTCTATTTCAAGATTATAGCTTTAAATTTTTAAATAAATATTTTGGATATATTTTATCGGCATTAGTTGGAGTAATAGTAATTTTAATCATTTTTAAGACCTTGGGAAAAATAAATTTGAAGAAAAATGTAAAAGGAGATTAA
- a CDS encoding 2-keto-3-deoxygluconate permease translates to MKILKTVQKVPGGLMIVPLFLAAIINTCFPQILKIGGIATATFSTGALAFIGCNLLCVGAQINPKGVAESLKRGAVLTTAKFLAGFIPAMIVVKMFGNDGLLGITPLMLLAAVTSDNCGIYLGLMPEIGDEYDMGAQSLLGLTAGPLFTLLGLGAAGGGFKPIAILASVATMIVGFILGNLDEDIRNFLKPGIMFTLPFIGFSVGSALNIVNIIKGGPVGLLLGILVIVLSFIFLVPADKFILRRPGYAAAANCSSASSAVAVPAIVAQAIPSLSSQVGAATTALAASAVITAILCPIITSAAVKKWGNGKTAPNAGKVESA, encoded by the coding sequence ATGAAAATTTTAAAAACTGTTCAAAAAGTCCCAGGTGGATTAATGATTGTGCCGCTATTTCTCGCAGCAATAATAAATACATGTTTTCCTCAAATATTAAAAATTGGTGGAATTGCTACAGCAACTTTTTCCACTGGTGCTTTAGCATTCATAGGTTGTAACTTACTATGTGTAGGTGCACAGATAAACCCTAAAGGTGTTGCAGAATCATTAAAACGTGGAGCAGTACTTACAACTGCAAAATTTCTTGCAGGTTTTATTCCAGCCATGATTGTAGTAAAAATGTTTGGAAATGATGGTCTTTTAGGTATTACACCTTTGATGCTTTTAGCAGCTGTTACAAGTGATAACTGCGGTATATATCTTGGGCTTATGCCTGAAATTGGAGATGAGTACGATATGGGTGCTCAATCATTATTAGGTCTTACTGCTGGTCCTCTTTTCACACTGCTTGGATTAGGAGCTGCAGGCGGCGGATTTAAGCCAATTGCTATACTTGCATCAGTTGCAACAATGATTGTAGGCTTTATACTAGGAAATCTTGATGAAGATATAAGAAACTTTTTAAAACCTGGAATCATGTTTACACTTCCATTTATAGGATTCTCTGTTGGAAGCGCATTGAATATTGTAAACATAATTAAAGGCGGACCTGTAGGTCTTTTACTAGGAATATTAGTTATTGTATTGTCATTCATATTCTTAGTTCCTGCCGACAAATTTATACTTCGCCGTCCAGGATATGCAGCTGCTGCAAACTGCTCATCTGCTAGTAGTGCTGTAGCAGTTCCTGCAATTGTAGCTCAGGCAATACCAAGTTTATCGAGTCAAGTTGGAGCTGCAACTACGGCCCTTGCTGCCTCAGCGGTAATTACTGCAATTTTATGTCCGATAATAACATCTGCTGCAGTTAAAAAGTGGGGTAATGGAAAAACAGCACCAAATGCTGGCAAAGTAGAAAGTGCATAA
- a CDS encoding lactate racemase domain-containing protein: MKFIDFPEMNVKVEGMENIKIPKMMKIKQIYDPFKIEDLKGWVEKEMENNLSHKDAFKGKRICITAGSRGIPDLDIIIGTIVKKLKEWGANPFIIPAMGSHAGGTAEGQKDFIASYNITEESMGVPILSSMEVVKIGELPDKTPVYCDKNAYESDGIVVLNKVKPHTDFRGKHESGMAKMMAIGLAKHKGASMFHMKGFASFPERIPQVCDVFLKNAPVAFGVGIVQNAYDEIGNLEVMEKDHILERDAALLEIAKKKIAKFKMPSIDVLIIDEIGKNISGNGFDPNVVGRSNSHGFEDILDLKKLFIRGLTKETHHNACGLNHADITTRRCVCDVDYESTWINVSTATMLNGGRIPMYANNDRNALLLAIRTCNGIDFDKVKVAHIKNSSTMDVIEVSESYYDELKDREDVEILSEPKDIKFDKDGFMI, translated from the coding sequence ATGAAATTTATTGATTTTCCTGAAATGAATGTCAAAGTTGAAGGAATGGAAAATATAAAGATACCTAAAATGATGAAGATAAAGCAGATTTATGATCCATTCAAAATTGAAGATTTAAAAGGATGGGTAGAGAAAGAAATGGAAAATAACCTTTCTCATAAAGATGCTTTTAAAGGAAAAAGGATTTGTATTACTGCCGGAAGTAGAGGTATTCCTGATTTAGATATAATTATAGGAACCATCGTTAAAAAATTAAAAGAATGGGGAGCCAATCCTTTTATTATTCCTGCAATGGGAAGCCATGCTGGTGGAACTGCAGAAGGCCAAAAAGATTTCATAGCATCATATAATATTACAGAAGAATCAATGGGTGTTCCTATACTATCTTCTATGGAAGTTGTAAAGATAGGAGAATTACCTGATAAGACTCCAGTTTACTGTGATAAAAATGCATATGAGTCGGATGGTATTGTTGTACTTAATAAAGTAAAACCACATACAGATTTTAGGGGAAAACATGAAAGCGGTATGGCTAAGATGATGGCTATTGGTTTGGCAAAACATAAAGGAGCTTCTATGTTTCATATGAAAGGATTTGCTTCATTCCCAGAAAGAATCCCTCAAGTTTGTGATGTATTTTTAAAGAATGCTCCTGTTGCTTTTGGTGTAGGAATTGTTCAGAATGCCTATGATGAAATAGGTAATTTAGAAGTTATGGAAAAAGATCATATCCTTGAAAGAGATGCAGCACTACTTGAAATAGCAAAGAAGAAAATTGCAAAATTCAAAATGCCATCTATAGATGTACTTATAATTGATGAAATTGGTAAGAATATCAGTGGAAATGGATTTGATCCTAATGTTGTTGGAAGAAGTAACTCTCATGGATTTGAAGATATTCTTGATTTAAAAAAGCTTTTTATAAGAGGTCTTACAAAGGAAACACACCATAATGCATGCGGATTAAATCATGCAGATATTACTACTAGAAGATGTGTATGTGATGTTGATTATGAATCTACTTGGATTAATGTATCAACTGCTACAATGTTAAATGGCGGACGTATTCCAATGTATGCAAATAATGACAGAAATGCACTTTTACTTGCTATTAGAACTTGTAATGGTATAGATTTTGATAAGGTAAAAGTAGCACATATAAAGAATTCATCAACAATGGATGTAATAGAAGTTTCAGAAAGCTATTATGATGAATTGAAGGATAGAGAAGATGTTGAAATTTTAAGTGAACCAAAAGATATTAAATTTGATAAAGATGGATTTATGATCTAA
- a CDS encoding CaiB/BaiF CoA-transferase family protein, whose amino-acid sequence MSNKPLEGVKVVELANFIAAATAGRFLADLGADVIKIESPKGDPLRYTAPSEGRPLDMHENTTWDLENANKRCISLNMKTPEGKEAFFKLLDTADILITNWRVQALQRAGLDYESLKGRYPKLVYAMCTGYGEYGPDKDLPGFDFTAFFARGGYLETLRQKGSVPMNVVPGLGDHNVGMNLAAGILAALYQAKTKGIGEKVTTGLFQTAVFNMGMMVQAAQYKDVGTPYPINVRNGNNPLLAAWETKDGRYIQTCTPDYNTYYKKLMAAIGRDDLIDSEKYFPIQNVQKAGVGYEVYDIVMAAMRTMTVEECSERLTKADIPFALAQSWEEILEDKQAWANECFYSMKYDNGNTRTLVRPPVNFAEMGEPDYARGPMIGEQGKDVLKEIGYTDEQINKLIDDKSLYIGK is encoded by the coding sequence ATGAGTAACAAACCATTAGAAGGTGTAAAAGTTGTTGAATTAGCAAACTTTATAGCTGCTGCAACTGCAGGACGTTTTCTTGCAGATTTAGGTGCAGATGTTATAAAGATAGAGAGTCCTAAAGGAGATCCTCTTCGTTATACAGCACCAAGTGAAGGAAGACCTTTAGATATGCATGAAAATACTACGTGGGATCTTGAAAATGCTAATAAACGCTGTATTTCTTTAAATATGAAAACTCCAGAAGGAAAAGAAGCTTTCTTTAAACTATTAGATACAGCAGATATACTTATTACAAACTGGAGAGTTCAAGCTTTACAGCGTGCTGGATTAGATTATGAAAGTTTAAAAGGAAGATATCCTAAGTTAGTTTATGCAATGTGTACAGGTTATGGAGAATATGGTCCTGACAAAGATTTACCAGGATTTGACTTTACTGCATTCTTTGCAAGAGGTGGTTATCTTGAAACATTACGTCAAAAGGGTTCTGTTCCTATGAATGTTGTACCTGGTTTAGGAGATCACAATGTAGGTATGAATCTTGCAGCTGGTATTTTAGCTGCCCTATATCAAGCAAAAACTAAGGGAATAGGAGAAAAAGTTACTACAGGCTTGTTTCAAACTGCTGTATTCAATATGGGAATGATGGTTCAAGCTGCACAATACAAAGATGTAGGAACTCCATATCCTATAAATGTTCGTAATGGAAATAATCCACTTCTTGCTGCATGGGAAACAAAGGATGGAAGGTATATACAAACATGTACACCTGATTACAATACTTACTATAAGAAACTTATGGCTGCAATTGGTAGAGATGATTTAATTGATTCTGAAAAGTATTTCCCAATTCAGAACGTACAAAAAGCTGGAGTAGGATATGAAGTTTATGACATCGTAATGGCAGCTATGAGAACTATGACTGTTGAAGAATGCAGCGAAAGATTAACAAAAGCAGATATTCCTTTTGCTCTTGCACAATCATGGGAAGAAATTTTAGAAGATAAACAAGCATGGGCTAATGAATGTTTCTACAGCATGAAATATGATAATGGTAATACAAGAACACTTGTTAGACCACCTGTAAACTTTGCTGAAATGGGAGAACCAGATTATGCACGCGGACCAATGATTGGTGAACAAGGTAAAGATGTTTTAAAGGAAATTGGATATACAGATGAGCAAATTAATAAACTAATTGATGATAAGTCACTTTATATTGGAAAATAA